CGAGCGCAATGCACATCGACATGACGGCCATACCGAGGAGAATGAAGAAGATGGACGCTATGAGCTGCTTCTGATCCGCAGGAACTAAGTCACCGAACCCGATGGTGGTGAGAGTGATGAAGGAGAAATAGAACGCTTCGAAGTAGTTCCACTGCGACTCCCACGCCTGCATCAGCAGCGCCAGAAGGCACACATACAGGAACGCGAATATCAGGATCCCGATGAGAGGTATCTGCGGTTCTTCCGGTTGTGCCTGCTCCCCTTTTCCGATGGCGCCACCAACCCTCCGTCCACCCTTCTTGCCCTTCTTCCCGGTCTCATGCAGATCGACCCGGTGGATCGGCAACGTCTCGCCATCCTTCGGAACCTCGGGAGGTGGTGACCAGATCTCGTCGATGATCTCCTGTGATCGTCGATCACGCTGATAGAGCATGTCGTCTTCGGGCTCCTCTCCCTTGACGCTTTGGACCATGGTGTGCATGCGGCGGTAGGTGAGGGTGGCGCCTTGGGCTAAGAGGGTGCCGATGCTGGCCAGGATGATGAGTAGGAGTGCGATGCCGAAGACCCCGTAGAAGATGCAGAAGATGCGCCCACCGGTCGTGACGGGTGCGATGTTCCCATAACCTGGAggaaaacacaaaataataattgattaaatatttttattgtctgGTTGGTCACCACAACATAACAATGAATTTTAGAAATCGGAGAGTAAAATCAGTAAGCTTGAACATGATAACGCAGGGTACCTCGACATGAAATAACAATTTTAATGAGTTCAGATTCTACTGTTAATGAACAAAAATCAGGAATTACAAGTATAATTACATTGGCGAAACTTAATTATGGAccaattaattttctttcttattttcccttCCCGCATTCATTTTGTCATCATTCTGTATGTTATACTCTTTTATCCCTATTTGAATTCCGGGCGAAAATAAATGTTACTCATCAGGTATAATTCCAAAATATAGCCAATGACAGCATTCACGTATTGTTAAGGTAAGGACTACACCCCAAAAACCTATCACAAAAATGATTCTCAAGTTCTTTTCaacataatttcatgaattCCATGAATATGAGGTTTTAGTTTACCATGCTAGATTTATGACCTAATATGTAATGTGTCgacggggggtggggggggggggggggggagtgttaCTTGGTTCGGTAACTCACACATTATCAGAAAAACTGTACCAGGAAGAGAGGGGGTATAGATAGGGAAAGAAGGGTATGTGTGACTTAGAGAAAGAACGATTGAGAGACAgcgagagaaagaaagaggaggaggatgacAGTTCATATCTATATTATATGATGCTAGGAAGATAGAgcgtgatgaaaaaaaaaatgaccgaggggggggggggggagggaggttGAATGTATGGAATAGGGAAGAAAAGGTTAAGAGTGTGGGTGGGGCAATATGAGAGAGatataaagaaaatagagagagaaTAGAGAGGATGTTAGTTCGGAGCTGCCTGGGAGTCGGCGATGCTATAGGCTGAGGAAAGAGCAATGACATGAGTCGATTAAGACATGTATTTTAATCAAGACCGATGAGATGGACCGATGCATCCTGACGTGAAATGGTAAACCTCCTCTTCTTGATAGGCTGGTTCACCGGCTTTATACTCTTAGCATCTCAGATAGgcaacagtcacaccaacgaaaccgccTACAAGGCGACCAAtgatgtcattggaaataacgtaatgaGGTTAGGCCGGTCTGGAATCGGTTCGTTGGTGTGACAGCAGTGTGGCATATACCATGTACATCTATGCTCTGAAAATTACGGAATCTCCAAGCAGTTGCAAGAAATTTGAATATGTTCGATTTATTgtagcatgtttggaaactgctTCCAGCCTCTGAGGCCCGCTCCGAggctttaattttgtttaaaccgtcgaaattttcgctcgctcccggatttttatttttttaaatataaatttagCTCCATATGCAATGTTGCTGAATCCCCTCCAATTATTTGGCTCATCCCGCCACCATGCTTGCTTATCATCTCACAAACATCTCACTGGTATTAAATCAGGCACTATAGACAACAATAAAGTTAAGATGGTTTCCTGTAGGCTACATACTGGAaggagtttggattatttcttttgtcatcTTCTCCCATCACTCGTTCTTTCGTCTTGTTTTTTTGGTTTTTGTTGAAGACAATCGATATTTCTAGGAAAAAGGTGGGGACATGTATCTATTTTGCTCTTTAACATTTCAACATCTACACTTCTAATGGTGGATGAATGTCAGCTTCGAAACGTAATCCCGGCAAAGATTGGCACATCCCAGCAAATATCTGCACATCCCGGCAAGTACCTGCACATCCCAACTATATATCAAGCCGGCTGTAATGATTGGCACAGCATTCTTTCAAGGTCATCTATGTATATTTTGAAGGTTATAgagcatgacattttcattataaatgaTACTTCTTCTTAATAACATCATAAGAAACTTACTAACCACCCTATCCAGCCCCTtcagttaaaaaaaaggaagaaaaaaaagtgaaagaaaaaaatgttttacatgtttaagcccgtcactctaacaaaaagttgtttgAACTTTTATAgaattgttcaaactttttatTAATTGTTGAAACTTTTTTAACATCTCGCTGGGCGTTGGTCATGTAGAAGGTGAATATGTAGATCATTGTAGTTCTCATGGAAAACCATTTCAAAAGGGCGCCTGAGAGAAGACTAGGGCTGATATCCAACAATCGCACTCGTAATGAGGATTTGTCTATATGTGCATTCCTATCGTTGTATTGGCGGGAAGCGGGTGATGGCGTACCCGGAACTTTATAAACAACGGGGAGTTACATCCAGGATCCTCGTTTAGCAAGCGTGTTTATTGGGTGGAAGATGTTGGAAGGGGGAGGGTGGGAGGGGCGGCCCATATGAGCAAATGAGCATTTCGAAACCCtaacacaaaataatataaaacaaatatttcttgGTAACCAGCTTTGTGAGGGAGGATGGATAGGCAGAGTTGCATCCACATCGCGAAGGATATACGCCCGTGTCTACGATTTCAATGTTTCCTCGGGGCCTCATATTTCCCTGTAATTTGTCAGTCTGTTTCGGAATAGAAACAGTCCCATACCACCATGTAAAACTGAGGTGAACCCCATTAATGATTGGATAGTATCAATAGGCTTGGGGTCATGAAACCAATTCTCTTTCTGCGGAACTGACATTTGTTTTTCTCACATCATTTTCATCGCATTTTAAAGTGCCCCTAGTAGGTTCCCACTCCAAGTCATGATGTGTTACAATTTTTTCTGATCAATATTGAAAGAATCGACAGTTGAACGCATGAAAATTGTGATAAAGCCTTCTACAATTTACCACGTTGACAAGTGAGACACAGTAGATCGTAAAATGATGCAAATCCAATCAATAACACCTTCTGCACGTGGGAAAACTTACGCATGTCATCTTCCTAATTTTCACGACATTGTAATAGAATAAGGTGGTGCTCTATAATTATGGAAACATGAGGATACCGAATGCAAGGGTCATATTAACGAAACTGACTCTAAATCCGGGTCTAAATCCCTCTCTAAATGGTAATTcgttggaaataacgtaataataGATTTGGGCGGTCTAAACTCATTCGCAGGAAATACTTCCGGGTGTCCACGCAATCTCCTTAAAAAAATGGGTTGGTTGTCATATGAACCTAACAACTGTTGGTTAAAAGACATTGCATGTCAACGAGATTGAGATTTTATTTAACCAACCGTTGGCAAGTTCATGTTAACCCACTCCGTAGATTGATTAATTATAAAGGAGAGTGTGATTATATAATGCGGATGTTGGCTAGCCCTCGGGATCCCCATAATACCGTCGCGCTGCGTCGCCCCATGGAAGCTACCGTCATCTGTCGTAGGCTTCCTTCAATGACGAATGAGCAAGGGTCTTGTCCCTGGCCTTAATTCGCTCTGCTGTGAATGCAGCTTTAAATTTTCAGATATGGGTCAGACCAATATTACCATGTACTTGGCTTGAGATCAAGCGAGTTTGCCGCAGTAGGGTTTCTGAATGGTTAGATTACTGAATCATGTCCCCTATTCATTGCCAAAGCAAAGAGCAACAGCAGGCCAGATCATCTCGACTCTTTCTTGATGTAATATATCAACTGAATTAATAGTATCAACAATCCAAACGTCCTCTAAGACTGATCATAGAGAAACCTTTTTAACTAGTACAACAGTGCGGAAGAGGGAAATTTTATTGCTAATAAACCATAAATTGATGATGATTACATCTTTGTTCATAAACATGAAAGATATCTGCAGACAAGATTACGAAAATATCCTTTATTAATGTCGTTATGCTtgactaattaaaaaaaacatattcaattattattttttttgagaTGTGAATAATAAATTGAATACATAGATTGTAACTATAAGGGTGAAAAAAATAACGATTTTAATATAATTACATATCAGTTTATTTTAAGGCATTACTTTCAGCATCCCCACCAGaagaagacccccccccaaaaaaaaaagtaacatattgaaatatgaataaattataaacaaatagatTAAGAAATAAAACAGTAAGAAAATCATAAATGAGTAAGTTATAAAAATAGGCGGAGGCGGTCTATGGACATGATGGAAGTAGAAAGTTGAGTAAAActtcagtcacatttgctctacggcggctgtacggcgagtcgaaagcagccgtttttattcatttttattcaaaccaccagtcctatatgtagctgatacaaaaaaaaatgttgttttcgaCTCGACATATACGGCCGCCTTAGAATGTGACTGCGGTATAAGAAAGTTTAAGTGGAGGGTGTCCCGCAAAGAGTTTGTGAGGATGTTTGTTTGCGCCGGTTGAGTTTGCAATGAAGTACTTCTGGGGACATTTTATTACATTTCATCCATCAACCGAGGACATCTTGCTACTGCGGACTTCCCCTGTTCAGATAACCTTGCTAAACAATTTCTCATCTCATTTCAAaccgttttattttttaaattcatgatTTAATAAGTTCCCGTATACGGCAAATTAATCTTATGTGTGTAGGGCGATAGAAAGCGTCCCCGGGTTAGTGAACGATGCTCgcgtatgtaaaaaaaatgagccATGTTGAGTGGATTTGGAGTTTTAGAGTGTATGAGACCGCACACACACGTCCTCACATTAGCGATTAATAATTAGTAAGTCTCCGACTGTCAAATTACAAGACGATGTGTGTAAGGGCatgagggtgggtgtgtgcgCGTGTGTGTATGTGCAAGAAAGAAGGTGCATGAGGACTTCATGATAGAGCGAAAGAAATATGGGGGGACAGATCTATAAATAGGGAGATGAGAAGAAGTGGATTCACAGGAGAAGGAGGCTAGgtaagaaagagaagaaaaaaataattgaggaggaggaggaggcggATGAGAGGTTGGTTGAATAACATATTCAATTACGTAATGACGATGACCTCGCATAAGTATCAagataaagagaaaagaaagattaTAAGGacgcgatgatgatgatggtgatgatgatgaatgtggTGGtgagaatgataatgatgatgatgatgatgatggttttgatgatgaggaggattgttatgatgatgaggagTATATAagaggatgatgacgatggtgatgatgatagtgataatgatgatgatgacaatgatgataatgatgatgatgatattgatgaatatgataatgatgatgatgatgaagatgatgacgatgatgaagaataatgatgacgatgacaatgatgataatgatgatgatgatggtggtgatgatgttgatgatggtgaagatgatgatgttggtggtggtggtggttatgtTTTGGTGTTTGTGGCCATGGTGGTTATGGCGACGGCAGTGTCGGtgttgctgatgatgataatgataatgatgatgatgatggttatgatggtgatgatgatgatgaatatgataatgatgatgatgatgatgctgatgatgatgataatgatgatgacaatgacgaagaaaatgatgatgacgatgaagatggtaatgatgatgatgactatgatgatggtgatggtgaagatAATGATGTTTTGGTGGTTGTGGCCAAGGTGTTGTAAGCtgcatggtggtggtggttatggCGACGGCAGTGTCagtgctgctgctgatgatgataatgacgatgatggtgacgatgaagTTGCTTATGATGGCTATGTTTTGTAATAAGTGGTTGTGGTGTTGGAgatggtggtagtagtaataattatgataattatacggcgtgaatggtgatgataatgatcgtGATGGTGGTAGTttgagaacaaaagaaataggggGTCAAAGACTTACCTATAGTCGTCAGGATGGTGGTTGCAAAGAACATGGCGCCGTAGAAATTCCACTTCGCACTAAATTCATCCTTGTCCATGATCACGCCTAGTTGATCCTCGTAGCCCTTGATGTGCCTACTTGCCCTCCTCCACCACTGGTCCTCATCAATTTCACCCCAATGAGAAATATTATACAACTTGTCGATGAGGAGTTCCCTACATATCGAAtggattgaaaaataaaataatcaagtGAAAGTATCTTTGTTTCTACTGTTTGAAATCGGGATACCGAAAATTATGATAACCCATCGGTCCAAGGGCGCATACTGAATAAAGGATTTCTGTTACAATTGAAAGAGTCTTGTTTTATTCTTCTTAATTATCTAGAATGACTGAtgtgtaaatatatattaatatcaaCAAGTACCATGTCACATTTTATATTATCTCACACCCCAAATCCCAGCAGATATAGTGACCTGGTTTTTCTTTCATACTGTAATC
The genomic region above belongs to Lytechinus pictus isolate F3 Inbred chromosome 12, Lp3.0, whole genome shotgun sequence and contains:
- the LOC129273096 gene encoding TWiK family of potassium channels protein 7-like, which encodes MGDYNWRQSAATSDDDYRYSGYGGRGEEEEDLPPVQMVQEEPSMLRVALHYCMTNGGLIVCLILYTCMGAWVFQALEGPAEANAVENLRLERSEYRELLIDKLYNISHWGEIDEDQWWRRASRHIKGYEDQLGVIMDKDEFSAKWNFYGAMFFATTILTTIGYGNIAPVTTGGRIFCIFYGVFGIALLLIILASIGTLLAQGATLTYRRMHTMVQSVKGEEPEDDMLYQRDRRSQEIIDEIWSPPPEVPKDGETLPIHRVDLHETGKKGKKGGRRVGGAIGKGEQAQPEEPQIPLIGILIFAFLYVCLLALLMQAWESQWNYFEAFYFSFITLTTIGFGDLVPADQKQLIASIFFILLGMAVMSMCIALAQDMIIQKVAWLSDKISVIVAGNKRRNVEEEEES